GCTTCTATTTATGCAAAGAATAAAGATTATTTTCAGATGCTAATTAATAAAAATAATTAAATATGAATTTTATTTTTAAAGCCAAAGATTCTTTGGGAAAAACCAAAGAAGGAGAGGTGGAGGCAATTACTCAAGAAGCAGCTGTCCAGATTATCCAAAGAAAAGGGCTGATCCCTGTTTCTGTTGTTGAAAAAGAAAGAAGCTCTTTTTTCATTAAAGATCTAAAAAGAATTTGGGAGGGAGCAAGACCGAAGGAGCTGGTTATTTTTTTTCGGCAACTCTCAACGCTCATTGATTCGAAAGTTCCGATCGTTCCTTCTCTTCAGGCGCTGGAAGAGCAAACTGATAATCAATATCTCAGGGTGGTGATCAGAGAAATGGAAGATGATATAAAAGACGGGATGTCTCTTTCTGAGAGCTTATCCAAGCACCCGTTGGTTTTTAATAGATTGACTATTAGTATGATAAGATCCGGTGAAATATCTGGGAATCTTCAAAAATCAATCTCGTATATTGCCGATAATATTGAAAAAAACTATCAGTTAAGCTCAAAAATTAAAAGTGCGCTTTTCTATCCGGCTTTTGTTATTGGAGCGGCAACCATAATAGGTTTCATTGTAATAACTTTTGTTTTGCCAAAGCTTACCGGAGTAATTAAGGAAATGAATGTGGCTATGCCTTGGTATACGAAATTGTTAATGATGATTGGAGATTTTATGCAAGCTTATTGGTGGGCAGTGCTTATTGCCATATTGGGAATTATAGGCGGTTTGATATATTACATAAAAACAGAGGAGGGAAAAAAAGAATGGGACCAGATAAAAATAAAATTGCCTGTTTTCGGAAGTTTCTTCAAAGCTGTTTATATTGCCAGATTTGCCGATAACTTTGCGATTTTGATTGACGGGGGAATTCCAATGGTCAATGCTCTTCAGGAAGTTAGCTCGGTTGTCGGGAATTGTGTTTTTCGGAATATAATCTTGAAATGTGCCGATGAAGCAAAAAAAGGGGGAAATATTAGCGATGTTTTTTCAAAATCCGAAGAAATACCGCCGATTGTCACCAGAATGGTCAAAATCGGGGAAGAAACCGGAAAGTTAAGTGAAATAATGAGAAGAACCGCTACCTTCTATGAACAAGAAGTAGATGCGATGACTAGGAATATCTCCACGATGATTGAACCGATTTTAATTTCTATTTTGGGAATCGGAGTGGCGATTATGGTTTTTGCGGTGCTACTGCCAATTTATGATATTGCAAATAAAATTCAATAACTCTTTTTGCCTAATGGGAAATGCTGAAGTTTATGCTATAATAAAAGTAATGATTTTGGATAATGGATAAAAAATAAAAATAGAAAGGCGGTGAAATATGAAAAAGAAAAAAACAAACAAAAAGAAGAAAGGTTTTACTCTGATCGAGCTTTTAATCGTTATCGCCATCATCGGAATCTTGGCGTCGATTGTGTTGGTAAGTCTTTCGTCAGCTAGGCAAAGAGCCAGAATGGCGGAATTCAAGTCTGTAGCTGCTAGCTGTAATGCAGCGAATGTTGCAAGTTGTGATGCGGGTACAACAACCGCATGTCCAGCCGGCACATCTAACGCTGCAGGTGCCCCAACTTGTAATGCATCAACTGGAGATATAGGCGGAACCATGGACTCAATACCTGCTACGACGGGTGGTGCCTGCACGGCAACATTTAACGTTAACGGAGTTGCGTTCGCAGGTAGTTGTTAAATTCCAGTTTAGAAGAATTCAGTCAAGGATGGTTTTGCACTGCATTAAAAATTTCTATGCTTGCCAATTTGTCACCTAGGTGTATTGGCAAGCAAATAAAGTTTTTAAGTTTATTATTAATAAGTATGGCTAAAATTAGAAAAAGGCGAGGTTTTACTCTGATCGAACTTTTGATCGTTATCGCCATCATCGGAATTTTGGCATCAATCGTATTGGTGAGTTTATCGTCTGCTAGAAAAAGAGCCAGAATGGATGAGTTTAAATCTAAGGTTAAGAGTATGCAGATAGCAATGGTTTCAGGTTGTGAAGCTTCTCCTCATGTAATTCCAACCTGGACAGATCCCAATGGCGTTGCAACCATAACCGCCGTTCCGACATGTACAGCTACTACAGGTGAAATACTTGGAGGCGTATATACTTCAACAGCGGTTACTGGATCAACAACTTGTGTCGGGACTCTCAGCCAAGTGGGGGCTGTATTTTCTGGCGATTGTTAATATCATTTATTGTCAAAAAACGAACACAAAATATGACTATTCTATTTTTTTTTATTTCTGGGCTTATTATCGGCAGTTTTTTGAATGTCGTGGTTTATCGTTTGAATGTGGCCGAGTCTATTTTGGGACGCTCTCATTGTCCGCATTGCAAAAAGCAAATTCGCTGGTATGACAATATCCCGCTTTTTAGTTTTATTCTCCTCAGGATGAAATGCCGGGATTGTAATGAAAAAATATCTTGGCAATATCCACTCATGGAATTTGTTACCGGCGCGGTTTTTGCGCTTCTCGGAAATTATTTCTTTTTTTTGAGCGATCCTCAAAGCTGGATAATCACCGCTTATTTCCTGGCGCTTTTTTCTTTGCTGCTCGTCATTTTTATGTATGATCTCAAATATATGGAAATCCCGATGATTATTTTCTGGATTGCTTTGGGCGTTTCGCTTCTGTACGCCATTTTTAGCGACTGGCTGAATTTTATTCCGGAGCTGGGAATTTGGAATCTTTCCATCTTTTCGGGAATGATCGGGGGAGTTATTGCCTTTCTTTTCTTTTTTATCCTGGTTCTCGTTTCCAAAGAGAAATGGATGGGAATGGGCGATGCCTACCTGGCTTTTTTGGCTGGATTCGTTGTCGGATATCCCAAAATATTTTTTACTTTAGCAGCAGCTTTTCTTATCGGTTCGATTTGTAGTATAATACTATTGCTGGCGAAGAAAAAGACGATGAAAAGCCAGATTCCATTTGCTCCGTTTTTGGTCAGTGCTATGATTTTGGCAATTTTTCTTTCCAAAATTTTCCCAGGCATAGATTATTATTACTCAATGTTTTATTAATGAATAAAATTTTTTCCGCCAAATGCGGATCCGCCTATGGCGGAAAAAATAAAAAGGGATTTTCTCTCATTGAATTGCTTATAGCGATTGCTATTATAGGCATCATTACTTCGGTGACTATCGTTTCAATGGGTGATAGAAAGAGAGATGCTGAAGTGGAAGTTGCAGCCAGGAAAGTTGTCGCTGCTATCCGACAAGCGCAAAATAATGCCCTAGCTGGAAAAGGCGCCAGTTCTAGCTGTTCTCAATATAATTTTACATACGGTTCTTCCGGCTATTCTATGGATTGCAGTGGAAATTATTCCGTTAGTCATACTCTAGAAAACGGAATAACATTTGCCAATGCAAGCGCAAACACAGTTTCTTTTTCCGTGCCATTCGGAACCTTAAATCCTGCCAGTGATACGACGATTCAATTAACTAAAAATAGCAGTACGTATTATATTTGCGTGAATAAAGGCGGAGATGTTTCGGAAGTAAAAAATCTTCCTTGCCCGTCATAAAAATAATCGATTAAAATAATGAAAATAAAAAACAAAAACGGCTTTTCTTTCATAGAAGTCCTCATCTCCGTCTTCGTTTTGTCTATCGGGATTACGGCAGCTATAACTTTGATGGCGGGAAATATCAAAAATTCAATCGATTCTCGCGATAGCATTATTGCTTCAGAATTGGCGCAGGAAGGAGTTGAATTAATCAGGAATGTCAGAGACAACAATTTTCTAACCAACCCAGAAGATGTTTTCAACGGCTTTGCTAATGATGATTGCATAATCAGCTATAATAGCAACCTATCTTGCGGGGGAAGTTTGAATTATGCATTAAACTATAATAGCGGTTATTACACGCATTCCGGAGGAGATGCGACAAAATTTTTAAGGAGAATAAATATCACTAGCGATCCCGGAGGATCGGGAGGAAAATTGGTAACAAGCACAACTTGGTGGAATGGAAATTCAGACCCTCCTGTTGATTGCAATATGGCGGCAAAGTGTATTTATGTCGAGAATATTTTAACTGACTGGAAAAATTAAAATGAAAAAAATGAGAAACAAAAAAGGGTTTTCTTTGCTGGAGGTAATGACAGCTATGTTTATTTTTGTCTTAGTAATGATGGCGGTTTCGATTTCTTTTTCCAGTCTTTTTGGAGGCTATAGTAGCGCCAAGTCAATCCAAAAAGATTTGGAAAGCGCTCAGTATTCAATGAATCTAATGGCAAAATCATTGAGAACTAGCAGTATTGTTGATCCCAATAGTCCTGGCAATGTTTCCAGAATCATATTTTATAATTATTCAGAAAAAAAATGCGTTTCATATCGATTTAATGAAGGGAAATTGCAAATGGCTGAAGTGGATGATCCAAATGACGGTATAAGCGGAAGCACCTTTTCCGAGAAGAGGGATTGGTGTTCCACTGTAACTTTTTCGGAATATTCCAATTTAGTTGCGAAGAATGTCAATAGTCTGAGTTTTTATGTTGTCCCTTCAGATGATACTGCTGGTTCGGAAGTTTTGGGCAAGGTGACGATATCAATCGAAATATGTGCATCTAGCGGTTGCTCGAGCGCAAAAAAAGATGTGGCAAGAATCCAAACATCCGTTTCCCTTAGAACTTATAAAGAAGCTGGGATTTAAAATTTTTTGCCGAAATTTAA
The sequence above is drawn from the Parcubacteria group bacterium genome and encodes:
- a CDS encoding type II secretion system protein, coding for MAKIRKRRGFTLIELLIVIAIIGILASIVLVSLSSARKRARMDEFKSKVKSMQIAMVSGCEASPHVIPTWTDPNGVATITAVPTCTATTGEILGGVYTSTAVTGSTTCVGTLSQVGAVFSGDC
- a CDS encoding type II secretion system F family protein — translated: MNFIFKAKDSLGKTKEGEVEAITQEAAVQIIQRKGLIPVSVVEKERSSFFIKDLKRIWEGARPKELVIFFRQLSTLIDSKVPIVPSLQALEEQTDNQYLRVVIREMEDDIKDGMSLSESLSKHPLVFNRLTISMIRSGEISGNLQKSISYIADNIEKNYQLSSKIKSALFYPAFVIGAATIIGFIVITFVLPKLTGVIKEMNVAMPWYTKLLMMIGDFMQAYWWAVLIAILGIIGGLIYYIKTEEGKKEWDQIKIKLPVFGSFFKAVYIARFADNFAILIDGGIPMVNALQEVSSVVGNCVFRNIILKCADEAKKGGNISDVFSKSEEIPPIVTRMVKIGEETGKLSEIMRRTATFYEQEVDAMTRNISTMIEPILISILGIGVAIMVFAVLLPIYDIANKIQ
- a CDS encoding prepilin-type N-terminal cleavage/methylation domain-containing protein, giving the protein MRNKKGFSLLEVMTAMFIFVLVMMAVSISFSSLFGGYSSAKSIQKDLESAQYSMNLMAKSLRTSSIVDPNSPGNVSRIIFYNYSEKKCVSYRFNEGKLQMAEVDDPNDGISGSTFSEKRDWCSTVTFSEYSNLVAKNVNSLSFYVVPSDDTAGSEVLGKVTISIEICASSGCSSAKKDVARIQTSVSLRTYKEAGI
- a CDS encoding prepilin peptidase, coding for MTILFFFISGLIIGSFLNVVVYRLNVAESILGRSHCPHCKKQIRWYDNIPLFSFILLRMKCRDCNEKISWQYPLMEFVTGAVFALLGNYFFFLSDPQSWIITAYFLALFSLLLVIFMYDLKYMEIPMIIFWIALGVSLLYAIFSDWLNFIPELGIWNLSIFSGMIGGVIAFLFFFILVLVSKEKWMGMGDAYLAFLAGFVVGYPKIFFTLAAAFLIGSICSIILLLAKKKTMKSQIPFAPFLVSAMILAIFLSKIFPGIDYYYSMFY
- a CDS encoding prepilin-type N-terminal cleavage/methylation domain-containing protein codes for the protein MKIKNKNGFSFIEVLISVFVLSIGITAAITLMAGNIKNSIDSRDSIIASELAQEGVELIRNVRDNNFLTNPEDVFNGFANDDCIISYNSNLSCGGSLNYALNYNSGYYTHSGGDATKFLRRINITSDPGGSGGKLVTSTTWWNGNSDPPVDCNMAAKCIYVENILTDWKN
- a CDS encoding type II secretion system protein, with the protein product MKKKKTNKKKKGFTLIELLIVIAIIGILASIVLVSLSSARQRARMAEFKSVAASCNAANVASCDAGTTTACPAGTSNAAGAPTCNASTGDIGGTMDSIPATTGGACTATFNVNGVAFAGSC
- a CDS encoding prepilin-type N-terminal cleavage/methylation domain-containing protein; this translates as MNKIFSAKCGSAYGGKNKKGFSLIELLIAIAIIGIITSVTIVSMGDRKRDAEVEVAARKVVAAIRQAQNNALAGKGASSSCSQYNFTYGSSGYSMDCSGNYSVSHTLENGITFANASANTVSFSVPFGTLNPASDTTIQLTKNSSTYYICVNKGGDVSEVKNLPCPS